The following are encoded in a window of Megalopta genalis isolate 19385.01 chromosome 6, iyMegGena1_principal, whole genome shotgun sequence genomic DNA:
- the fdl gene encoding fused lobes isoform X2, with amino-acid sequence MLHRNQRTCSRIVGLPRFARMLGSVPSGWMRKILLFLVLMTGVLLIAMYAHAPPLVSLQPFSSRRLKELQRGLVTFLVGNESTKRPEERLYEYLEEPRTFQSPWSWACVAGRCERRAVRSSRTSLASCIALCGGNTRLLWPRPTGNILLGEDSVVIHYQQIEFVTVNTSDQETKSLLEHAKDVFIGNVRSLMKVANAKSRSGVDTFVIYLSAGNGRAIGPGLDTDESYTLEIVHKGKVLEARITGNSYFGVRHGLETLGQMIWWDELVGREGALRVLSRASVEDKPAFPYRGLLVDTGRQFFPIQRLKRVIDGMAASKLNTFHWHLTDSQSFPFDSAQFPEMARWGAYSGDQIYTPDDVKDLADYARVRGVRVLVEIDSPAHAGAGWQWGTEYGYGELALCVDQQPWSSYCGEPNCGQLNPINEHSYRILEGLYRELLDLTEIRDIVHLGGDEVNLDCWAQYGNITAAMQAQNMTDHHAMWAEFETKMLQRLVKANRDETPKAVILWSSPLTKRPYITMYFDPKIHVIQSWGGSNWPETPDLLEDGFRVIVSHVDAWYLDCGFGRWRETGEAACGEYRTWQTVYNHRPWRDYPQQHLNLVIGGEAAIWSEQTGDASLGPRLWPRASALAERLWSDLPTNGYSTDESVYTRLASHVELLASRGLKTEAMWPQWCSQNPGKCL; translated from the exons ATGCTGCACAGGAACCAGAGAACCTGCTCACGGATCGTCGGTTTGCCCAG ATTCGCCAGAATGTTGGGTAGCGTGCCCAGCGGATGGATGAGGAAGATTCTCCTCTTTCTGGTCCTGATGACTGGGGTGCTGCTCATAGCCATGTACGCACACGCGCCACCCCTCGTCTCTCTGCAGCCGTTCTCGTCCCGCCG ACTGAAGGAGTTACAACGAGGCTTGGTTACATTCCTGGTCGGTAATGAAAGCACCAAGAGACCCGAGGAACGGCTCTACGAATATCTGGAAGAGCCTAG GACATTCCAGAGCCCGTGGTCTTGGGCCTGTGTGGCTGGCCGATGCGAGAGGAGAGCGGTCAGATCGTCGCGTACGTCTCTGGCGAGTTGCATCGCGCTCTGCGGTGGCAACACTCGGCTGCTCTGGCCCAGGCCGACCGGGAACATCCTCTTGGGCGAGGACAGCGTGGTCATACACTATCAGCAAATTGAGTTTGTCACCGTGAACACCAGCGACCAGGAGACGAAGAGCCTGCTGGAGCACGCTAAGGATGTTTTCATCG GGAACGTGAGGAGCTTGATGAAGGTGGCGAACGCGAAGAGCCGCTCCGGCGTGGATACGTTCGTGATTTATCTGAGCGCTGGCAACGGCCGTGCAATCGGGCCGGGTTTGGACACCGACGAGTCCTATACCCTGGAGATAGTGCACAAGGGAAAAGTCCTGGAGGCGCGGATCACCGGGAACAGTTACTTCGGGGTCAGACACGGCCTGGAGACGCTTGGACAGATGATCTGGTGGGACGAGCTCGTCGGAAGGGAGGGCGCGCTGCGGGTGTTGTCCCGCGCTTCCGTCGAGGACAAACCGGCGTTTCCTTATCGGGGATTGCTGGTCGATACCGGAAGACAGTTCTTCCCTATCCAGAGGCTGAAGAGGGTGATCGACGGTATGGCAGCCTCGAAGCTGAACACGTTCCACTGGCACCTGACCGACTCGCAGAGCTTCCCCTTCGACTCGGCCCAGTTCCCGGAGATGGCTAGGTGGGGCGCGTACAGCGGCGATCAGATCTACACGCCCGACGATGTCAAGGATCTCGCAGATTACGCGAGAGTCCGAGGTGTCCGGGTGCTCGTCGAGATCGATTCGCCCGCCCACGCCGGCGCTGGATGGCAATGGG GAACCGAGTACGGATACGGCGAGCTGGCGCTGTGCGTCGACCAGCAGCCGTGGTCGTCGTACTGCGGCGAGCCGAATTGCGGCCAGTTGAATCCGATCAACGAGCACTCTTACAGAATATTGGAGGGTCTGTACCGGGAGCTGCTCGACCTGACCGAGATCCGTGACATCGTTCATTTGGGCGGCGACGAGGTGAACCTCGACTGCTGGGCGCAGTACGGCAACATCACGGCGGCGATGCAGGCGCAGAACATGACCGATCACCACGCGATGTGGGCCGAGTTCGAGACGAAGATGCTGCAGAGGCTAGTCAAGGCGAACCGGGACGAGACACCGAAAGCGGTTATATTGTGGAGCTCGCCGCTCACCAAAAGGCCTTACATCACCATGTACTTCGACCCGAAGATCCACGTGATTCAGTCGTGGGGTGGCAGTAACTGGCCGGAGACACCGGATCTGCTCGAGGACGGGTTCCGCGTGATTGTCTCGCATGTCGACGCCTGGTacctggactgcggatttggcAGATGGAGGGAGACCGGCGAGGCCGCGTGCGGAGAGTATCGGACCTGGCAGACGGTTTACAATCATCGTCCGTGGAGGGACTATCCTCAGCAGCATTTGAATTTAGTTATCGGCGGCGAGGCGGCGATCTGGAGCGAGCAGACCGGCGACGCTTCCTTAGGACCTCGACTATGGCCTAGGGCTTCGGCTCTCGCTGAACGGTTATG GAGCGACCTGCCGACCAACGGTTACTCGACGGACGAAAGCGTGTACACGAGATTAGCGAGCCACGTGGAGCTTCTCGCTAGCCGCGGACTGAAGACGGAGGCGATGTGGCCGCAATGGTGCTCCCAGAACCCGGGGAAATGTCTTTGA
- the fdl gene encoding fused lobes isoform X3, whose protein sequence is MCAVSRHGDPFTLRPGNPIEFDVFLSNCAKRFARMLGSVPSGWMRKILLFLVLMTGVLLIAMYAHAPPLVSLQPFSSRRTFQSPWSWACVAGRCERRAVRSSRTSLASCIALCGGNTRLLWPRPTGNILLGEDSVVIHYQQIEFVTVNTSDQETKSLLEHAKDVFIGNVRSLMKVANAKSRSGVDTFVIYLSAGNGRAIGPGLDTDESYTLEIVHKGKVLEARITGNSYFGVRHGLETLGQMIWWDELVGREGALRVLSRASVEDKPAFPYRGLLVDTGRQFFPIQRLKRVIDGMAASKLNTFHWHLTDSQSFPFDSAQFPEMARWGAYSGDQIYTPDDVKDLADYARVRGVRVLVEIDSPAHAGAGWQWGTEYGYGELALCVDQQPWSSYCGEPNCGQLNPINEHSYRILEGLYRELLDLTEIRDIVHLGGDEVNLDCWAQYGNITAAMQAQNMTDHHAMWAEFETKMLQRLVKANRDETPKAVILWSSPLTKRPYITMYFDPKIHVIQSWGGSNWPETPDLLEDGFRVIVSHVDAWYLDCGFGRWRETGEAACGEYRTWQTVYNHRPWRDYPQQHLNLVIGGEAAIWSEQTGDASLGPRLWPRASALAERLWSDLPTNGYSTDESVYTRLASHVELLASRGLKTEAMWPQWCSQNPGKCL, encoded by the exons ATGTGTGCAGTATCGAGACATGGCGACCCGTTCACCCTGCGGCCGGGTAACCCCATCGAATTCGATGTCTTCCTCTCGAATTGTGCCAAAAG ATTCGCCAGAATGTTGGGTAGCGTGCCCAGCGGATGGATGAGGAAGATTCTCCTCTTTCTGGTCCTGATGACTGGGGTGCTGCTCATAGCCATGTACGCACACGCGCCACCCCTCGTCTCTCTGCAGCCGTTCTCGTCCCGCCG GACATTCCAGAGCCCGTGGTCTTGGGCCTGTGTGGCTGGCCGATGCGAGAGGAGAGCGGTCAGATCGTCGCGTACGTCTCTGGCGAGTTGCATCGCGCTCTGCGGTGGCAACACTCGGCTGCTCTGGCCCAGGCCGACCGGGAACATCCTCTTGGGCGAGGACAGCGTGGTCATACACTATCAGCAAATTGAGTTTGTCACCGTGAACACCAGCGACCAGGAGACGAAGAGCCTGCTGGAGCACGCTAAGGATGTTTTCATCG GGAACGTGAGGAGCTTGATGAAGGTGGCGAACGCGAAGAGCCGCTCCGGCGTGGATACGTTCGTGATTTATCTGAGCGCTGGCAACGGCCGTGCAATCGGGCCGGGTTTGGACACCGACGAGTCCTATACCCTGGAGATAGTGCACAAGGGAAAAGTCCTGGAGGCGCGGATCACCGGGAACAGTTACTTCGGGGTCAGACACGGCCTGGAGACGCTTGGACAGATGATCTGGTGGGACGAGCTCGTCGGAAGGGAGGGCGCGCTGCGGGTGTTGTCCCGCGCTTCCGTCGAGGACAAACCGGCGTTTCCTTATCGGGGATTGCTGGTCGATACCGGAAGACAGTTCTTCCCTATCCAGAGGCTGAAGAGGGTGATCGACGGTATGGCAGCCTCGAAGCTGAACACGTTCCACTGGCACCTGACCGACTCGCAGAGCTTCCCCTTCGACTCGGCCCAGTTCCCGGAGATGGCTAGGTGGGGCGCGTACAGCGGCGATCAGATCTACACGCCCGACGATGTCAAGGATCTCGCAGATTACGCGAGAGTCCGAGGTGTCCGGGTGCTCGTCGAGATCGATTCGCCCGCCCACGCCGGCGCTGGATGGCAATGGG GAACCGAGTACGGATACGGCGAGCTGGCGCTGTGCGTCGACCAGCAGCCGTGGTCGTCGTACTGCGGCGAGCCGAATTGCGGCCAGTTGAATCCGATCAACGAGCACTCTTACAGAATATTGGAGGGTCTGTACCGGGAGCTGCTCGACCTGACCGAGATCCGTGACATCGTTCATTTGGGCGGCGACGAGGTGAACCTCGACTGCTGGGCGCAGTACGGCAACATCACGGCGGCGATGCAGGCGCAGAACATGACCGATCACCACGCGATGTGGGCCGAGTTCGAGACGAAGATGCTGCAGAGGCTAGTCAAGGCGAACCGGGACGAGACACCGAAAGCGGTTATATTGTGGAGCTCGCCGCTCACCAAAAGGCCTTACATCACCATGTACTTCGACCCGAAGATCCACGTGATTCAGTCGTGGGGTGGCAGTAACTGGCCGGAGACACCGGATCTGCTCGAGGACGGGTTCCGCGTGATTGTCTCGCATGTCGACGCCTGGTacctggactgcggatttggcAGATGGAGGGAGACCGGCGAGGCCGCGTGCGGAGAGTATCGGACCTGGCAGACGGTTTACAATCATCGTCCGTGGAGGGACTATCCTCAGCAGCATTTGAATTTAGTTATCGGCGGCGAGGCGGCGATCTGGAGCGAGCAGACCGGCGACGCTTCCTTAGGACCTCGACTATGGCCTAGGGCTTCGGCTCTCGCTGAACGGTTATG GAGCGACCTGCCGACCAACGGTTACTCGACGGACGAAAGCGTGTACACGAGATTAGCGAGCCACGTGGAGCTTCTCGCTAGCCGCGGACTGAAGACGGAGGCGATGTGGCCGCAATGGTGCTCCCAGAACCCGGGGAAATGTCTTTGA
- the s-cup gene encoding spermiogenesis-related protein stanley-cup gives MSRFTQRLEMSRDANPRTKRMTYGRHMTVLTATELGMHKRNGTGANEEVVILPGYNVTTSSSGTASKTSHFETDLHGNVNVLLGGAMLSAVIIVVALMCYCCHKSIRKNRPQECQQYWRPEPDVHSLEVFTTEAHAACCERQSAIDGNQEDSVYGLQSCPVTPGSGPGPPPTYDSLIFDHRSLPASIEKKFDGPDTPGTIIPAMVSTLLGLSATPVRSPEQNESTEQETLGVDEGLPSYETALKLNANGYV, from the exons ATGTCACGGTTCACGCAACGTTTGGAAATGTCCCGGGACGCGAATCCACGGACAAAAAG GATGACCTATGGGAGGCATATGACGGTGTTGACGGCGACGGAACTCGGTATGCACAAACGGAACGGCACGGGTGCCAACGAGGAGGTGGTGATCTTGCCGGGATACAACGTCACCACGTCGTCGAGCGGCACGGCCAGCAAGACGAGCCATTTCGAGACGGATCTCCATGGAAATGTCAACGTTCTTCTGGGCGG AGCGATGCTAAGCGCCGTGATTATAGTCGTCGCATTGATGTGCTATTGCTGTCATAAGAGCATCAGAAAGAACCGGCCGCAGGAATGCCAGCAATACTGGAGGCCGGAGCCGGACGTGCACAGCCTGGAAGTATTCACCACGGAAGCACACGCCGCG TGCTGCGAGCGACAATCAGCCATAGACGGAAACCAAGAGGACAGCGTGTACGGTCTCCAATCGTGCCCTGTGACCCCGGGCTCTGGTCCAGGACCGCCGCCAACCTACGACAGCTTGATCTTCGATCATCGCAGCCTGCCGGCCAGCATCGAGAAGAAGTTCGACGGTCCGGATACACCTGGCACCATCATTCCAGCCATGGTGTCGACGCTTCTCGGGCTATCGGCTACACCCGTGAGATCCCCGGAACAAAACGAGTCCACGGAACAAGAAACCCTCGGCGTCGACGAGGGTCTGCCTTCTTACGAGACCGCGTTGAAACTGAACGCGAACGGCTATGTGTAA
- the fdl gene encoding fused lobes isoform X1 has translation MCAVSRHGDPFTLRPGNPIEFDVFLSNCAKRFARMLGSVPSGWMRKILLFLVLMTGVLLIAMYAHAPPLVSLQPFSSRRLKELQRGLVTFLVGNESTKRPEERLYEYLEEPRTFQSPWSWACVAGRCERRAVRSSRTSLASCIALCGGNTRLLWPRPTGNILLGEDSVVIHYQQIEFVTVNTSDQETKSLLEHAKDVFIGNVRSLMKVANAKSRSGVDTFVIYLSAGNGRAIGPGLDTDESYTLEIVHKGKVLEARITGNSYFGVRHGLETLGQMIWWDELVGREGALRVLSRASVEDKPAFPYRGLLVDTGRQFFPIQRLKRVIDGMAASKLNTFHWHLTDSQSFPFDSAQFPEMARWGAYSGDQIYTPDDVKDLADYARVRGVRVLVEIDSPAHAGAGWQWGTEYGYGELALCVDQQPWSSYCGEPNCGQLNPINEHSYRILEGLYRELLDLTEIRDIVHLGGDEVNLDCWAQYGNITAAMQAQNMTDHHAMWAEFETKMLQRLVKANRDETPKAVILWSSPLTKRPYITMYFDPKIHVIQSWGGSNWPETPDLLEDGFRVIVSHVDAWYLDCGFGRWRETGEAACGEYRTWQTVYNHRPWRDYPQQHLNLVIGGEAAIWSEQTGDASLGPRLWPRASALAERLWSDLPTNGYSTDESVYTRLASHVELLASRGLKTEAMWPQWCSQNPGKCL, from the exons ATGTGTGCAGTATCGAGACATGGCGACCCGTTCACCCTGCGGCCGGGTAACCCCATCGAATTCGATGTCTTCCTCTCGAATTGTGCCAAAAG ATTCGCCAGAATGTTGGGTAGCGTGCCCAGCGGATGGATGAGGAAGATTCTCCTCTTTCTGGTCCTGATGACTGGGGTGCTGCTCATAGCCATGTACGCACACGCGCCACCCCTCGTCTCTCTGCAGCCGTTCTCGTCCCGCCG ACTGAAGGAGTTACAACGAGGCTTGGTTACATTCCTGGTCGGTAATGAAAGCACCAAGAGACCCGAGGAACGGCTCTACGAATATCTGGAAGAGCCTAG GACATTCCAGAGCCCGTGGTCTTGGGCCTGTGTGGCTGGCCGATGCGAGAGGAGAGCGGTCAGATCGTCGCGTACGTCTCTGGCGAGTTGCATCGCGCTCTGCGGTGGCAACACTCGGCTGCTCTGGCCCAGGCCGACCGGGAACATCCTCTTGGGCGAGGACAGCGTGGTCATACACTATCAGCAAATTGAGTTTGTCACCGTGAACACCAGCGACCAGGAGACGAAGAGCCTGCTGGAGCACGCTAAGGATGTTTTCATCG GGAACGTGAGGAGCTTGATGAAGGTGGCGAACGCGAAGAGCCGCTCCGGCGTGGATACGTTCGTGATTTATCTGAGCGCTGGCAACGGCCGTGCAATCGGGCCGGGTTTGGACACCGACGAGTCCTATACCCTGGAGATAGTGCACAAGGGAAAAGTCCTGGAGGCGCGGATCACCGGGAACAGTTACTTCGGGGTCAGACACGGCCTGGAGACGCTTGGACAGATGATCTGGTGGGACGAGCTCGTCGGAAGGGAGGGCGCGCTGCGGGTGTTGTCCCGCGCTTCCGTCGAGGACAAACCGGCGTTTCCTTATCGGGGATTGCTGGTCGATACCGGAAGACAGTTCTTCCCTATCCAGAGGCTGAAGAGGGTGATCGACGGTATGGCAGCCTCGAAGCTGAACACGTTCCACTGGCACCTGACCGACTCGCAGAGCTTCCCCTTCGACTCGGCCCAGTTCCCGGAGATGGCTAGGTGGGGCGCGTACAGCGGCGATCAGATCTACACGCCCGACGATGTCAAGGATCTCGCAGATTACGCGAGAGTCCGAGGTGTCCGGGTGCTCGTCGAGATCGATTCGCCCGCCCACGCCGGCGCTGGATGGCAATGGG GAACCGAGTACGGATACGGCGAGCTGGCGCTGTGCGTCGACCAGCAGCCGTGGTCGTCGTACTGCGGCGAGCCGAATTGCGGCCAGTTGAATCCGATCAACGAGCACTCTTACAGAATATTGGAGGGTCTGTACCGGGAGCTGCTCGACCTGACCGAGATCCGTGACATCGTTCATTTGGGCGGCGACGAGGTGAACCTCGACTGCTGGGCGCAGTACGGCAACATCACGGCGGCGATGCAGGCGCAGAACATGACCGATCACCACGCGATGTGGGCCGAGTTCGAGACGAAGATGCTGCAGAGGCTAGTCAAGGCGAACCGGGACGAGACACCGAAAGCGGTTATATTGTGGAGCTCGCCGCTCACCAAAAGGCCTTACATCACCATGTACTTCGACCCGAAGATCCACGTGATTCAGTCGTGGGGTGGCAGTAACTGGCCGGAGACACCGGATCTGCTCGAGGACGGGTTCCGCGTGATTGTCTCGCATGTCGACGCCTGGTacctggactgcggatttggcAGATGGAGGGAGACCGGCGAGGCCGCGTGCGGAGAGTATCGGACCTGGCAGACGGTTTACAATCATCGTCCGTGGAGGGACTATCCTCAGCAGCATTTGAATTTAGTTATCGGCGGCGAGGCGGCGATCTGGAGCGAGCAGACCGGCGACGCTTCCTTAGGACCTCGACTATGGCCTAGGGCTTCGGCTCTCGCTGAACGGTTATG GAGCGACCTGCCGACCAACGGTTACTCGACGGACGAAAGCGTGTACACGAGATTAGCGAGCCACGTGGAGCTTCTCGCTAGCCGCGGACTGAAGACGGAGGCGATGTGGCCGCAATGGTGCTCCCAGAACCCGGGGAAATGTCTTTGA
- the fdl gene encoding fused lobes isoform X4, translated as MLGSVPSGWMRKILLFLVLMTGVLLIAMYAHAPPLVSLQPFSSRRLKELQRGLVTFLVGNESTKRPEERLYEYLEEPRTFQSPWSWACVAGRCERRAVRSSRTSLASCIALCGGNTRLLWPRPTGNILLGEDSVVIHYQQIEFVTVNTSDQETKSLLEHAKDVFIGNVRSLMKVANAKSRSGVDTFVIYLSAGNGRAIGPGLDTDESYTLEIVHKGKVLEARITGNSYFGVRHGLETLGQMIWWDELVGREGALRVLSRASVEDKPAFPYRGLLVDTGRQFFPIQRLKRVIDGMAASKLNTFHWHLTDSQSFPFDSAQFPEMARWGAYSGDQIYTPDDVKDLADYARVRGVRVLVEIDSPAHAGAGWQWGTEYGYGELALCVDQQPWSSYCGEPNCGQLNPINEHSYRILEGLYRELLDLTEIRDIVHLGGDEVNLDCWAQYGNITAAMQAQNMTDHHAMWAEFETKMLQRLVKANRDETPKAVILWSSPLTKRPYITMYFDPKIHVIQSWGGSNWPETPDLLEDGFRVIVSHVDAWYLDCGFGRWRETGEAACGEYRTWQTVYNHRPWRDYPQQHLNLVIGGEAAIWSEQTGDASLGPRLWPRASALAERLWSDLPTNGYSTDESVYTRLASHVELLASRGLKTEAMWPQWCSQNPGKCL; from the exons ATGTTGGGTAGCGTGCCCAGCGGATGGATGAGGAAGATTCTCCTCTTTCTGGTCCTGATGACTGGGGTGCTGCTCATAGCCATGTACGCACACGCGCCACCCCTCGTCTCTCTGCAGCCGTTCTCGTCCCGCCG ACTGAAGGAGTTACAACGAGGCTTGGTTACATTCCTGGTCGGTAATGAAAGCACCAAGAGACCCGAGGAACGGCTCTACGAATATCTGGAAGAGCCTAG GACATTCCAGAGCCCGTGGTCTTGGGCCTGTGTGGCTGGCCGATGCGAGAGGAGAGCGGTCAGATCGTCGCGTACGTCTCTGGCGAGTTGCATCGCGCTCTGCGGTGGCAACACTCGGCTGCTCTGGCCCAGGCCGACCGGGAACATCCTCTTGGGCGAGGACAGCGTGGTCATACACTATCAGCAAATTGAGTTTGTCACCGTGAACACCAGCGACCAGGAGACGAAGAGCCTGCTGGAGCACGCTAAGGATGTTTTCATCG GGAACGTGAGGAGCTTGATGAAGGTGGCGAACGCGAAGAGCCGCTCCGGCGTGGATACGTTCGTGATTTATCTGAGCGCTGGCAACGGCCGTGCAATCGGGCCGGGTTTGGACACCGACGAGTCCTATACCCTGGAGATAGTGCACAAGGGAAAAGTCCTGGAGGCGCGGATCACCGGGAACAGTTACTTCGGGGTCAGACACGGCCTGGAGACGCTTGGACAGATGATCTGGTGGGACGAGCTCGTCGGAAGGGAGGGCGCGCTGCGGGTGTTGTCCCGCGCTTCCGTCGAGGACAAACCGGCGTTTCCTTATCGGGGATTGCTGGTCGATACCGGAAGACAGTTCTTCCCTATCCAGAGGCTGAAGAGGGTGATCGACGGTATGGCAGCCTCGAAGCTGAACACGTTCCACTGGCACCTGACCGACTCGCAGAGCTTCCCCTTCGACTCGGCCCAGTTCCCGGAGATGGCTAGGTGGGGCGCGTACAGCGGCGATCAGATCTACACGCCCGACGATGTCAAGGATCTCGCAGATTACGCGAGAGTCCGAGGTGTCCGGGTGCTCGTCGAGATCGATTCGCCCGCCCACGCCGGCGCTGGATGGCAATGGG GAACCGAGTACGGATACGGCGAGCTGGCGCTGTGCGTCGACCAGCAGCCGTGGTCGTCGTACTGCGGCGAGCCGAATTGCGGCCAGTTGAATCCGATCAACGAGCACTCTTACAGAATATTGGAGGGTCTGTACCGGGAGCTGCTCGACCTGACCGAGATCCGTGACATCGTTCATTTGGGCGGCGACGAGGTGAACCTCGACTGCTGGGCGCAGTACGGCAACATCACGGCGGCGATGCAGGCGCAGAACATGACCGATCACCACGCGATGTGGGCCGAGTTCGAGACGAAGATGCTGCAGAGGCTAGTCAAGGCGAACCGGGACGAGACACCGAAAGCGGTTATATTGTGGAGCTCGCCGCTCACCAAAAGGCCTTACATCACCATGTACTTCGACCCGAAGATCCACGTGATTCAGTCGTGGGGTGGCAGTAACTGGCCGGAGACACCGGATCTGCTCGAGGACGGGTTCCGCGTGATTGTCTCGCATGTCGACGCCTGGTacctggactgcggatttggcAGATGGAGGGAGACCGGCGAGGCCGCGTGCGGAGAGTATCGGACCTGGCAGACGGTTTACAATCATCGTCCGTGGAGGGACTATCCTCAGCAGCATTTGAATTTAGTTATCGGCGGCGAGGCGGCGATCTGGAGCGAGCAGACCGGCGACGCTTCCTTAGGACCTCGACTATGGCCTAGGGCTTCGGCTCTCGCTGAACGGTTATG GAGCGACCTGCCGACCAACGGTTACTCGACGGACGAAAGCGTGTACACGAGATTAGCGAGCCACGTGGAGCTTCTCGCTAGCCGCGGACTGAAGACGGAGGCGATGTGGCCGCAATGGTGCTCCCAGAACCCGGGGAAATGTCTTTGA